AATCAAACTCTCCCCCTCCATATAATACGTGAACTGAATATCAAATCCATCGACATTGAGTTTGGTATACTGCTTTTCTTGTTTTGGTTTGTTTAGAGTAATCCAGTTCTTCGTAGTATCCCGTTTCTCAACGACAGCATCTTTTAATATCAGCTTCATTGGAACATCAGACCAGTTTTTGTACCACTCCGGAGATTCAAATTGAAATAAATGCTGATAGCTTTCGGGAAGGTTACCTTTCAAAGTCCTCACCCCAGTAATTATGTTATCCCCTATAGCCAATTGTGCTATGTTGTAATGAACAATTCCATTCTTAAGAGAACCTTCTTCGTTTATTAGAATTTGGATATCTAAAGGAGTAATCACAAGTTGTTCTAAAGTGATACGTGATTTTTCTTGGAATTCAGGACTAGTAAGTAATTTATTTGTGTAGATAGCCTCACTTGCTTTTTGACCATCTGCTTTAAAATCGAATTTCCAAGTGCCCAATATCCGCTTTGCTTCTTCAATGTAACTGAAATGAATACTCGCATCCGTCCAATCTGTTTTGGTCATATTGAACACCTGCTCTATCAACAAATCTTTATCTTCGCTCGGTAAAATAGTTGGAATTGCGTCTAATTCTTGATCACCGGTATGAACTACTAAATGAGGATTACCATGTCCTAAGTGAGATGGGGAAGCAGCGACTTTATAGCGGATAACGGTTTGATTTCCATCCTGTCTAACGGACTCAATATGAATCGTTGGATACTGTGCAACTCCTGTAATCATTGTATCTCCGGGTTGATGATTAGAATTCAAGCGAATATCCCGATCACGGTAAAAAATAAGATTTTGTGCTTCGAACGTATATTCCTTCGTGTCATCCTTTAAGGTATCGGGTGTTTCATAGACACCAATGAGTTTCTGGCTGTCCGGATCGTATCCAAAATAACCATATACTTTTGCCTTCGATTTGTATTCACTTGTCATTGTATTTATTTCTGTAGCAAATCCAGTATATTGCGTCAGATCAGTTGGAGTGTCCAGAGACACGAGCATCTTCATTTTTTCTCCATCAGTCACAACACCATTCAAATTCATGGTCACACCTGAACTGGAAGATTGAAGATCATACTGCTGGCCGATACCGTTATTCAATGCATTTGCAACGCTACCTCCTCCGATTCGATCCCAATCAATCGTCACACTTGCGAATACAGGGATGGCGACAAGTAAGAAACAAGAGAAAACGATACTGATAGGAATAACTTTACCGCGTTGCCGAGTAGCCTTTTGAGAAGTTTGCAGATTGACTCGTCGATTGTGTGCTTCATTTTCGATGGCTGTCCACATCAAGTCATAATCCGGCTGAGGAGTACGCCTAACATTTTCAAAAAAACGATTCATTACTTCTCATCTCCTTTAGTTGTGGTTCAACCATTTTATTAAGAAGTTTTAGCCCCTTGTTTAATCTTGATTTTGCAGTTCCTTCGGGTATGTTCATCACTTTAGAAATTTCGGGTACGGTCAATTCGTTGATAAATCGAAGCACAACCACCATTCTAATTTTTTCAGGGAGCTCACTGTATAATCCTTGTAGCTCATCCTTCGTTTCCCGATGATCTAAACATTCTTCTACGGGGTTATAGTCCTGAGTTTTGGATAACAAATAATGACGCACTTCTTTCATCCATCCTGTTTTACGTCTCCTCATAACATTGTTACATTCATTCGAAGCAATTCGTAGAATCCACGATTTCAAGTTCCTTACCTTAGTTCTGTCTGCCAAGATTACTTTGACAAATACCTCTTGGGAAATATCCTCAGCATCAGCCTGATTTTTCATTATATAGTAACAAAAATAATAAACTTGCTCCTTATACATTTCGAAAATCTCTCGATCAGTCATTCTCACGCACCCCCTTTTGTTATTCTCATACATAAGACTGATAAGGCTATGTAATCGTTCATTTTGGTTATACTTATTCTTAACTCGTGACAAGTCTTTGATCGAATTTGAATTGCAATATATTCTTGTCTCGCGACAACAGATCCGCAAGCA
Above is a window of Paenibacillus sp. FSL K6-1330 DNA encoding:
- a CDS encoding RNA polymerase sigma factor, producing MTDREIFEMYKEQVYYFCYYIMKNQADAEDISQEVFVKVILADRTKVRNLKSWILRIASNECNNVMRRRKTGWMKEVRHYLLSKTQDYNPVEECLDHRETKDELQGLYSELPEKIRMVVVLRFINELTVPEISKVMNIPEGTAKSRLNKGLKLLNKMVEPQLKEMRSNESFF
- a CDS encoding DUF4179 domain-containing protein, yielding MNRFFENVRRTPQPDYDLMWTAIENEAHNRRVNLQTSQKATRQRGKVIPISIVFSCFLLVAIPVFASVTIDWDRIGGGSVANALNNGIGQQYDLQSSSSGVTMNLNGVVTDGEKMKMLVSLDTPTDLTQYTGFATEINTMTSEYKSKAKVYGYFGYDPDSQKLIGVYETPDTLKDDTKEYTFEAQNLIFYRDRDIRLNSNHQPGDTMITGVAQYPTIHIESVRQDGNQTVIRYKVAASPSHLGHGNPHLVVHTGDQELDAIPTILPSEDKDLLIEQVFNMTKTDWTDASIHFSYIEEAKRILGTWKFDFKADGQKASEAIYTNKLLTSPEFQEKSRITLEQLVITPLDIQILINEEGSLKNGIVHYNIAQLAIGDNIITGVRTLKGNLPESYQHLFQFESPEWYKNWSDVPMKLILKDAVVEKRDTTKNWITLNKPKQEKQYTKLNVDGFDIQFTYYMEGESLIVESQSESPGFRGVNQTTLRINGKEVVPEITPKGMVSTEINVDSYSGIPLDEMIELNPGIYKYTDPDRDVEVKL